ACTTTAGATCGCTTAAACGTGATACTTTGGTTTGCATATTATAAATTATTTAAATTAAACTTCTTGTGATACTAAGGCTGCTTGCACATTTACAGGAACTGTTTGATACGATGAAAACACTGCGCTAAAAGTTGCTTTACCTTGTGTTATAGAACGTAATACAGTAGAAAAACCAAACAATTCTGCAGCAGGTGTGATGCATTTTAAAACCTGATAATTACCTTGTGTTTCGATTCCTAAAATTATAGATCTTCTAGATTGTAATTCTGTCATTACTGCACCCACCATTTGTTCTGGTACTTTTACAGAAATTTCTTTTGTAGGTTCTAATAATCTAGGATTTGCGTTTAAAAAGGCTTCTTTAAATGCGTGTGCAGCTGCTATTTTAAAAGAAATATCATTAGAATCTACAGCATGCATTTTTCCATCATACACCATCACTCTAATATCTCTTGCAAAAGAGTTTGTTAAAGGCCCTGCTTCCATCACTTCTAAAATTCCTTTCATTACAGATGGTAAATAACGAGTGTCTATTGCGCCACCAACAATACAGTTGTAGAATACGAGTTTTCCTCCCCAAGGTAATTCTACGACCTCTTTACCTCTTATATTAAAGCCTTCGGGTTCTGGCATATCTTCAAACCAAGGTTCAATTTTTAGATGTACTTGTGCAAATTGCCCAGAACCACCAGATTGTTTTTTATGTCTGTAATTTGCTGTAGCAGAACGCTGAATGGTTTCTCTATAATGAATTTTAGGTCTTTTAAACCCTACTTTTATACCATAAATGTTATCCAAAGTCCAAGTAATGGTTGCTAAATGCAATTCTCCCTGACAACTTAATAAAGTTTCTTTTGTTTCGTTAGAATAGCTTACAATAATTGTTGGATCTTGACTTTGCAAACGTTTTAAAGACTCACTTAGTTTTTCTTCTTCCTTTACATTTTCCGCAAAAATAACTTTGGTAATTCTTGCATCTGGATACTGAATTGGTTTTATCGTGAAACCTTCTTCTTTCGTGGATAAAGTATCATTCGTTTCTGTAAATTTTAGTTTGGTAGTTGCGCCAATATCACCTGTAGACAATTTATTAACAGCTTCTTTATTTTTACCATCCATTATGTACAATTGATTGATCGTTTCTGTTTCTCCGTTTCTACTATTGATCAGTTTATCATTTACACGAACTTCTCCAGATTTTACTTTAAAGAACGTAATTTGCCCTAAATTTGGTTGATAGATCGATTTAAAAACAAACAAAACAGGATCTGCATCTTTGTTTCGTTTTATTTCATTGCCTTCTACACTTTGTTCTGGTTTTAAATCTGCTGCTGCAGGAGCCACATTATCTATAAAGCCCATTAAACGACCTGTACCCATATCATTTAAAGCAGAAACACAGAAAACAGGAAAAACATCGTGATTTAACATTCCTGCTTTGATTCCTTTTCGCATTTCATCTTCATTCAAAGTACCTTTATCAAAAAAAAGCTCCATTAATTCCTCGTCGTTTTCTGCTGCTTTTTCTACGAGTTCATTATGGAGCTTGTTGGCTAATTCAATTTGTTCATTTGGGATTGGCAATTTTTCAGGCTTTCCTCCCGCTTCACCAAATTTGTACATTTTCATCTTTAAAACATCAATGATACATTGGCTTCCATCAACAATTAAAGGATATTGAATTTTTATAGCGTTGTTACCAACGAGTTCTTTTATACTATTAAAACTGTTTTCGAAGTTGGCTTGTTCGTGATCTATTTGATTTACCACAAAAAGTGTTGGTTTGTGGTATTTATCAATATAATTCCAGATAATTTCTGTACCAATTTCTACGCCATATTTGGCATTGATAACTGTTGTTATAGTATCTGAAACTCTTATAGATGAAATAATTTCTCCTATAAAATCGTCTAAACCTGGGGTATCAATAATATTAATCTTATAATTTCGCCATTCTGTATGTAAAGGGGTTGCAAAAACAGAAGATAGCCTTTCATGCTCTATATCATGATAATCAGAAACCGTGTTTTTACTCTCTATGTTTCCTCTTCTTTTAATAATTTCTGCCTCATACAGCATGGTTTCTGCTAAAGTGGTTTTACCACTATTATGGGCACCTACAAACACCACATTTTTTATGTGTTTATCATCATATATTTTCATACTTGTCGATTTATAAGATTACCCTATAAATTTAAAAATATAAAAACACCAAAAATATGATTTATGTTAGGTTTTAAAATAAATTACATGTTCTGTGTATAGAAATTGTAATCTTTTAACACAATGTCTATAAACTCTTTATCGCTTTTATGAACCGATTTAATTTGAGTTACTTCTTGTATTTTAGAACGTAGCTTAATCAATGTTTTGTAATCGTTTAATTTCATTGCAGATTGAAACGTGTTTTTAATAATACGAGCATCATTATCAGACAATTTAATCACATTTGGATACGTAGGTACATATTTATTAGAAATGTTCTCTAGAATGGTTTCTGAGAACTTTACATCATCTTTTAAGTAAATAACTACAGTATTGGCTATTAGATCTCCAAAACGTTGATTATCCTTTGTAAAAAGGATTAAAAAGAAACCAACCATTTTTCCGAATAAGCCTAAGGTGACTAACAAACCTAACTCATCTCCTAAACCTAAAGAAGAAACATAGATAAACAATAGCATAAATAGGTTAAAATCTACGATTCTTAAAAACCAACGAATTACAAAATCTGTTGTAGAAGGTTTAAAACCTTCCGTATTTATTACTTTTAAATGCAATAGTTTTTTACCTACTGTTTGTCCGCCTAATAATAGTTCTGTGTACAAAGAATAGAACGTTACAGGTAAAAAAACCATAACATCTATAGCTCGTAAAGACCAAGAATCTCCTCCTACAGCAGTATCAAACATTTTAAAGTCTAAAAATTTCATTGCAAAATAGATATATGCAAACTTTAAAATGTTGTCTATACCAAACGCCAATAGTCTTTGCCCCACATTTGCAAGGGTGAAATTGATGTT
The window above is part of the Polaribacter sp. SA4-12 genome. Proteins encoded here:
- a CDS encoding RDD family protein; its protein translation is MKRLQIKTAQNVNINFTLANVGQRLLAFGIDNILKFAYIYFAMKFLDFKMFDTAVGGDSWSLRAIDVMVFLPVTFYSLYTELLLGGQTVGKKLLHLKVINTEGFKPSTTDFVIRWFLRIVDFNLFMLLFIYVSSLGLGDELGLLVTLGLFGKMVGFFLILFTKDNQRFGDLIANTVVIYLKDDVKFSETILENISNKYVPTYPNVIKLSDNDARIIKNTFQSAMKLNDYKTLIKLRSKIQEVTQIKSVHKSDKEFIDIVLKDYNFYTQNM
- a CDS encoding elongation factor G, with product MKIYDDKHIKNVVFVGAHNSGKTTLAETMLYEAEIIKRRGNIESKNTVSDYHDIEHERLSSVFATPLHTEWRNYKINIIDTPGLDDFIGEIISSIRVSDTITTVINAKYGVEIGTEIIWNYIDKYHKPTLFVVNQIDHEQANFENSFNSIKELVGNNAIKIQYPLIVDGSQCIIDVLKMKMYKFGEAGGKPEKLPIPNEQIELANKLHNELVEKAAENDEELMELFFDKGTLNEDEMRKGIKAGMLNHDVFPVFCVSALNDMGTGRLMGFIDNVAPAAADLKPEQSVEGNEIKRNKDADPVLFVFKSIYQPNLGQITFFKVKSGEVRVNDKLINSRNGETETINQLYIMDGKNKEAVNKLSTGDIGATTKLKFTETNDTLSTKEEGFTIKPIQYPDARITKVIFAENVKEEEKLSESLKRLQSQDPTIIVSYSNETKETLLSCQGELHLATITWTLDNIYGIKVGFKRPKIHYRETIQRSATANYRHKKQSGGSGQFAQVHLKIEPWFEDMPEPEGFNIRGKEVVELPWGGKLVFYNCIVGGAIDTRYLPSVMKGILEVMEAGPLTNSFARDIRVMVYDGKMHAVDSNDISFKIAAAHAFKEAFLNANPRLLEPTKEISVKVPEQMVGAVMTELQSRRSIILGIETQGNYQVLKCITPAAELFGFSTVLRSITQGKATFSAVFSSYQTVPVNVQAALVSQEV